One window of the Shewanella maritima genome contains the following:
- the rsmH gene encoding 16S rRNA (cytosine(1402)-N(4))-methyltransferase RsmH produces the protein MSQEFAHLSVLLKETVDGLNIKPDGIYIDGTFGRGGHSRQVLKRLGENGRLIAIDRDPQAIEASKQFADDKRFQIVHGGFGQLADYVEDLGLTGKIDGVLLDLGVSSPQLDDADRGFSFLRDGPLDMRMDNSQGETAAQWIARAEIEDMAWVFKTYGEEKNARHIARCIAADRQETPFTRTKELADLISRITKKKEKNKHPATRVFQAIRIYINSELEQIDQALEGSLTALAPQGRLSIISFHSLEDRMVKRFIRRHSQGESVPHGLPITEAELNKNKKLKAVGKAMKPSEAELEVNPRARSSVLRVAERLDN, from the coding sequence ATGAGCCAAGAGTTTGCCCATTTATCAGTACTGCTAAAAGAGACGGTAGACGGCCTCAATATTAAGCCTGACGGCATTTATATTGACGGTACGTTTGGTCGTGGTGGGCATTCCCGTCAGGTACTTAAGCGTCTTGGTGAAAATGGTCGCTTGATCGCCATCGATCGCGACCCGCAAGCGATTGAGGCGTCAAAACAATTTGCTGATGATAAGCGTTTTCAGATTGTTCATGGCGGTTTCGGTCAGTTAGCCGACTATGTAGAAGACCTAGGGCTTACTGGCAAGATTGATGGTGTGTTACTTGACCTAGGCGTGTCATCGCCACAGCTTGATGATGCTGATCGTGGCTTTAGCTTCTTACGCGACGGTCCGCTCGACATGCGTATGGATAACAGCCAAGGTGAAACTGCTGCGCAGTGGATAGCGCGTGCTGAAATTGAAGATATGGCTTGGGTATTTAAAACCTACGGCGAAGAGAAAAATGCTCGCCATATTGCTCGCTGTATAGCAGCAGACAGACAAGAAACGCCTTTTACTCGTACGAAGGAATTGGCGGATCTGATCTCTCGTATCACTAAGAAAAAAGAAAAAAATAAGCACCCAGCGACTCGTGTATTCCAGGCTATTCGCATTTATATCAACAGCGAGCTAGAGCAAATTGACCAGGCGCTTGAAGGGTCACTAACGGCATTAGCGCCGCAAGGTCGACTATCAATTATTAGCTTCCACTCGCTTGAAGATCGCATGGTGAAGCGTTTTATTCGCCGCCATAGCCAAGGTGAAAGTGTGCCTCACGGACTGCCGATCACTGAAGCAGAATTAAATAAGAACAAAAAGCTTAAAGCAGTTGGTAAGGCGATGAAGCCATCTGAAGCTGAGCTTGAAGTAAACCCGCGTGCACGTAGTTCAGTACTGCGCGTGGCTGAGCGCTTAGATAACTAA
- the ftsL gene encoding cell division protein FtsL — MSQSSLNLGRIVLQDILHHKWLVLLGFIVLLNGVAVVITTDATRKLTSKWDVLLQEQDKLDIEWRNLLLEEQSLSEHSRVTRIASKQLNMARPLPKEEIVIRTK; from the coding sequence ATGAGTCAGTCGTCACTCAATCTAGGTCGCATTGTGTTGCAGGACATATTGCATCACAAATGGCTAGTGTTGCTTGGCTTTATTGTGTTGCTTAACGGTGTTGCCGTGGTGATCACTACAGATGCTACCCGTAAATTGACATCGAAGTGGGATGTGCTGCTGCAAGAGCAAGACAAGTTAGATATTGAATGGCGTAATTTACTGCTTGAAGAGCAGTCGCTGTCAGAGCATAGCCGAGTAACGCGCATTGCCAGTAAGCAGTTGAATATGGCAAGGCCGTTACCGAAAGAAGAAATTGTAATTAGAACAAAATAG
- a CDS encoding peptidoglycan D,D-transpeptidase FtsI family protein, with amino-acid sequence MARQAKRKQNPTLIPWRLYVVVGVVFALFISLIARAAYIQLIEPDRLRHESDMRTLRTTSNQVQRGLISDRNGEMMAVSVPVRAVWADPKHAHDKDAFKDMRRWQALADVLQEPVDELVAKVKSNPKRRFVYLKRQVTSAVADYIKELKIGGIYLKNESRRYYPGGEISAQLIGITNIDDVGIEGIENTYNTWLTGTPSKQKVRKSRDGRVVEHLDVVQEGESSNDLVLSIDQRIQQLAYRELKKATEMYQATSGSVVVLDVHTGEVLAMVNTPSYNPNARQNLQSHRMRNRALTDTFEPGSTVKPFVVAAALEAGTIEVDELIPTAPGWMRIGGRQVRDSNNNGDMSLAKILVKSSNVGISKIALSMPVQQLLGTYQSMGLGNYSGINLTGESAGLIHDRRRWSEFERATLSFGYGFTATPLQIARMYATLGSGGMLYPVSILKLKHQPEGQQVISPEVAQQVMKMLVGVTEAGGTARKAHIDGYPIAGKTGTSRKAVAGGYGDDYVAIFAGVAPVHNPRLAMSIVINEPKGDRYYGGDVAGPAFAKIMSGALQMLNVEPITKREAIHLAAAPRSAE; translated from the coding sequence ATGGCGAGACAGGCAAAACGGAAACAAAACCCGACCTTAATTCCATGGCGTTTATACGTTGTGGTCGGGGTAGTGTTTGCGCTGTTTATAAGCTTGATTGCTCGTGCTGCTTATATTCAACTTATTGAGCCAGATCGCTTACGCCATGAAAGTGATATGCGCACCTTGCGAACTACCAGTAATCAGGTGCAACGCGGGCTGATTTCAGATCGCAATGGCGAAATGATGGCGGTGAGTGTACCGGTTCGCGCCGTATGGGCCGACCCGAAACATGCGCACGACAAAGATGCGTTTAAGGATATGCGCCGCTGGCAGGCATTAGCAGATGTATTGCAAGAGCCTGTTGATGAGCTAGTTGCCAAAGTTAAGAGTAATCCAAAGCGCCGCTTTGTTTACCTTAAGCGTCAGGTGACATCAGCTGTTGCTGATTACATTAAAGAGCTCAAAATTGGCGGTATTTACCTTAAGAATGAGTCGCGCCGTTATTATCCAGGTGGTGAGATCTCGGCTCAGCTGATTGGTATCACCAACATTGATGATGTCGGTATTGAGGGCATTGAAAACACCTACAACACCTGGCTAACGGGCACTCCATCAAAGCAAAAGGTTCGTAAGTCGCGTGACGGTCGCGTGGTAGAGCATCTTGATGTGGTGCAAGAGGGCGAAAGCTCTAATGATCTTGTGTTAAGTATCGACCAGCGTATTCAGCAGCTTGCTTATCGTGAGCTGAAAAAAGCCACCGAGATGTACCAGGCAACATCTGGTTCTGTCGTGGTGCTTGACGTGCATACAGGTGAAGTACTGGCAATGGTAAACACGCCGTCGTACAACCCAAATGCAAGGCAAAACCTGCAGTCGCATCGCATGCGTAACCGTGCACTGACCGATACCTTTGAGCCTGGCTCAACCGTGAAACCATTTGTAGTCGCCGCTGCACTTGAAGCTGGCACCATTGAAGTTGATGAGTTAATCCCTACCGCGCCAGGTTGGATGCGCATTGGTGGTCGTCAGGTACGTGATTCAAACAACAATGGCGACATGTCGTTGGCGAAGATTCTGGTTAAGTCGAGTAACGTCGGGATCAGTAAGATTGCCTTGTCGATGCCGGTGCAACAGCTACTTGGTACCTACCAATCTATGGGCTTAGGTAATTACTCAGGCATTAACTTAACCGGTGAAAGTGCGGGCTTAATTCATGACCGTCGTCGTTGGTCTGAGTTTGAGCGTGCAACACTTTCTTTTGGTTATGGCTTTACCGCTACGCCGCTACAAATTGCCCGTATGTATGCCACCTTAGGCAGTGGCGGCATGCTTTATCCGGTATCAATTTTAAAACTCAAGCATCAGCCAGAAGGTCAGCAGGTGATTTCACCAGAAGTGGCGCAGCAGGTGATGAAGATGCTGGTGGGTGTAACAGAGGCCGGTGGTACAGCACGTAAAGCGCATATTGATGGCTACCCGATTGCTGGTAAAACCGGTACTAGCCGTAAAGCGGTTGCGGGTGGCTATGGTGATGATTATGTCGCTATTTTTGCTGGTGTTGCACCAGTACATAATCCGCGCCTAGCCATGTCGATTGTGATTAATGAGCCAAAAGGCGATCGCTACTATGGCGGTGACGTTGCTGGACCTGCCTTTGCAAAAATCATGTCTGGGGCGCTGCAAATGTTGAATGTAGAGCCCATTACCAAAAGAGAAGCCATTCATTTGGCTGCTGCGCCAAGGAGCGCAGAATAA
- the murE gene encoding UDP-N-acetylmuramoyl-L-alanyl-D-glutamate--2,6-diaminopimelate ligase — translation MMLLKDLLAPWFHYAGAESIDELVLDSRQASQGKLFVALPGYQVDGRNFIEQAINSGASAVLTHTDQPDEHSAVEYKLVEYSHVEQKAQQIPVISFFQLNRQLSAIAAQFYQVSTQSINVIGITGTNGKTSVNQIIAQLIEASGQKAAVMGTLGNGPLGELVESGNTTADAITVMRQLAEFSSLGCSTCAMEVSSHGLSQGRVEAVPFSTAVFTNLSRDHLDFHGDMQSYGAAKKRLFSFPHVRHGVINADDDIGKKWLNELSDRGYQSYSLINPNADYFCDAIHYHNQGVSARLHYRVADNRRATIKLNTALLGAFNLANVLAAVAALHQQGIEMATLNAAIANVKPVAGRMETFSNEETATIVVDYAHTPDALEQALAALRLHCDGQLWCVFGCGGDRDKGKRPLMARAAEQGADRVVITSDNARSEDPQQIIDDAKQGLSHPALAICEVDRVTAIKRVVAHAKPGDIVLLAGKGHETYQEVAGEKHHYDERALAAELVGGTL, via the coding sequence ATAATGTTGTTAAAAGATTTACTCGCGCCCTGGTTTCATTATGCCGGGGCTGAAAGCATCGACGAGCTAGTACTTGATAGCCGTCAAGCATCACAAGGTAAGCTATTCGTGGCTTTACCTGGCTATCAGGTGGATGGCCGAAACTTCATCGAACAAGCAATTAACTCAGGTGCAAGCGCAGTATTAACCCATACCGACCAGCCTGATGAGCATAGTGCTGTTGAATATAAGCTGGTTGAATATAGTCACGTTGAACAAAAAGCGCAGCAAATTCCTGTGATTAGTTTCTTTCAGTTGAACCGCCAATTGTCAGCCATTGCCGCGCAGTTTTATCAAGTATCAACGCAGTCGATTAATGTGATTGGCATTACTGGCACTAATGGCAAAACTTCAGTGAATCAGATTATTGCCCAGCTTATTGAGGCCTCGGGCCAAAAAGCTGCGGTAATGGGCACCTTGGGTAATGGGCCACTAGGAGAGTTGGTTGAAAGTGGCAATACCACTGCTGATGCCATTACCGTCATGCGTCAATTAGCTGAATTTTCAAGCCTAGGTTGCAGTACCTGCGCAATGGAAGTGTCAAGCCATGGCTTATCACAAGGGCGTGTAGAGGCTGTGCCATTTTCAACAGCGGTGTTTACAAATTTAAGTCGCGATCATTTAGATTTTCATGGTGACATGCAGTCTTATGGCGCGGCCAAGAAGCGTTTATTTAGCTTCCCCCATGTGCGCCACGGTGTAATCAATGCTGATGATGACATAGGTAAAAAGTGGCTCAATGAACTGAGCGACCGTGGTTATCAGTCATATAGCCTGATTAACCCTAATGCCGATTATTTTTGTGATGCAATTCATTACCACAATCAAGGTGTGAGTGCGCGCTTGCATTACCGTGTTGCTGATAATCGCCGCGCGACTATTAAGTTAAACACCGCTCTGCTCGGGGCTTTCAACTTAGCAAATGTACTCGCGGCCGTTGCCGCGCTACATCAGCAGGGGATTGAAATGGCGACTCTGAACGCTGCAATCGCTAACGTAAAACCGGTTGCTGGGCGTATGGAAACCTTTAGCAATGAAGAGACAGCAACCATTGTCGTTGATTATGCCCACACGCCAGATGCACTAGAGCAGGCACTAGCTGCGCTGCGGTTACATTGTGATGGTCAGCTTTGGTGTGTGTTTGGTTGCGGCGGTGACCGTGATAAGGGCAAGCGGCCATTAATGGCGCGCGCAGCTGAGCAAGGCGCAGATAGAGTTGTCATTACATCAGACAATGCCCGCAGTGAAGACCCACAACAGATTATCGACGATGCTAAACAAGGCCTGAGTCATCCCGCATTAGCAATTTGTGAGGTTGACAGAGTAACAGCTATTAAGCGTGTGGTTGCTCATGCTAAACCTGGCGACATTGTGTTGCTTGCGGGCAAAGGACATGAAACCTACCAGGAAGTTGCGGGCGAGAAACATCATTATGATGAGCGCGCACTGGCTGCTGAATTAGTTGGGGGAACATTATGA
- a CDS encoding UDP-N-acetylmuramoyl-tripeptide--D-alanyl-D-alanine ligase, which yields MIPLMLSTLAQVLDAKLVGDDKQVLSLSTDSRNIGEQGAFLALIGERFDGHQFAQTAIDNGALSLIVSRKLDDVPATVSQLIVADTHQALGLIGEFVCQQVNPRRVALTGSNGKTTVKEMVAAILSQQHEVLFTAGNFNNDIGVPLTLLRLQHQHEYGVFELGANHQGEINYTSSLVSPEVALVNNIGHAHLEGFGSQQGIAQAKSEIFNHLTSDGTAIINADDAYASFLSDKAKAFKQLWFSKSQADKADVTASKIVADNQGCYQFLLGYQGQSLQVNLPLPGEHQVSNALAAASTCFALGVQIDVVASGLNQLKPVKGRMQPHALGRFLLVDDSYNANPSSVQAAIDWLQQRDGYRALVLGDLGELGDNAAPLHAELGKHAKQAQLDGLFCAGKLTRNTSEEFGAEHFEQVADLVPSLVATLNRSQGQVTVLVKGSRSAAMERVIIELQNAFGRGELV from the coding sequence ATGATCCCACTAATGTTAAGCACACTAGCCCAAGTATTAGATGCAAAGCTAGTTGGTGACGATAAACAAGTCCTATCGCTAAGTACCGATAGCCGCAATATTGGTGAGCAAGGCGCTTTTTTAGCGCTGATTGGTGAGCGCTTCGATGGTCATCAGTTTGCGCAAACGGCTATCGATAATGGTGCGCTGTCGCTGATCGTATCTCGTAAGCTCGATGACGTTCCTGCCACGGTTTCACAGTTAATTGTCGCCGATACCCATCAAGCTTTGGGGCTGATTGGTGAGTTTGTGTGTCAGCAAGTCAACCCAAGACGAGTTGCGTTGACTGGTTCGAACGGTAAAACCACGGTTAAAGAAATGGTTGCTGCTATCTTGTCGCAGCAACATGAAGTTTTGTTTACTGCAGGCAACTTTAATAACGACATTGGCGTGCCGCTAACCCTATTAAGATTGCAACACCAGCATGAATATGGCGTGTTCGAGCTAGGCGCGAACCATCAAGGCGAAATTAATTACACTTCATCTTTAGTGTCGCCAGAAGTGGCCTTAGTCAACAATATTGGTCATGCTCACCTTGAAGGCTTTGGCTCTCAGCAAGGTATCGCGCAGGCCAAGTCTGAAATATTCAATCATTTGACCTCAGATGGCACAGCCATCATCAATGCTGATGATGCCTATGCGTCATTCCTTTCCGATAAAGCAAAAGCGTTTAAGCAGTTATGGTTTTCTAAATCACAAGCTGACAAAGCTGATGTCACAGCATCGAAAATTGTGGCTGACAATCAAGGTTGTTATCAGTTCTTGCTTGGTTATCAAGGTCAATCTTTGCAGGTCAACTTGCCTTTACCTGGCGAGCATCAAGTGAGTAATGCCTTAGCGGCAGCATCGACTTGCTTTGCCTTAGGCGTGCAAATTGATGTGGTAGCTTCTGGGCTGAATCAATTAAAACCGGTTAAAGGGCGCATGCAGCCACACGCTTTAGGGCGCTTTTTGCTGGTGGATGACAGCTATAACGCCAACCCAAGTTCGGTGCAGGCGGCGATTGACTGGTTGCAACAACGTGATGGATATCGCGCTTTAGTGCTGGGAGATTTAGGCGAATTAGGCGACAATGCTGCCCCTTTGCATGCTGAGCTAGGCAAACATGCCAAGCAGGCGCAGTTAGATGGGCTATTTTGTGCTGGCAAACTCACGCGTAATACCAGCGAGGAATTTGGCGCAGAGCACTTTGAGCAAGTAGCAGATTTAGTACCTAGTTTGGTTGCGACATTGAATCGTAGCCAAGGCCAGGTGACCGTTTTAGTTAAAGGTTCGCGCAGCGCAGCAATGGAGCGCGTGATCATAGAGTTACAAAACGCCTTTGGGCGCGGGGAGTTAGTGTAA
- the mraZ gene encoding division/cell wall cluster transcriptional repressor MraZ, which produces MLRGASAINMDAKGRIAIPARYRESLRSQHEGILVVTVDISDPCLLIYPLHEWEQVEDKLKRLADTNPKQRVFKRKLLGYAQDCEMDSHSRIVIPPTLRQFAQLEKKTMLVGVSNKFELWDEASWQQKLADDEALIEQMDFSQDPSLADFSL; this is translated from the coding sequence GTGCTTCGAGGTGCTAGTGCCATCAACATGGATGCCAAAGGACGGATCGCCATTCCAGCGCGATACCGCGAGTCTTTGCGCAGCCAACATGAAGGTATTCTCGTTGTAACCGTCGATATTAGCGATCCCTGTTTACTCATTTATCCCCTTCACGAATGGGAGCAAGTCGAAGACAAGCTGAAACGACTTGCTGATACCAATCCAAAGCAACGTGTGTTTAAGCGCAAGTTACTTGGGTATGCGCAGGACTGTGAAATGGACTCGCACAGCCGCATCGTGATCCCGCCAACGTTACGCCAATTTGCTCAGCTGGAGAAGAAAACCATGCTGGTAGGTGTAAGCAACAAATTTGAATTATGGGATGAGGCAAGTTGGCAGCAAAAACTTGCCGATGATGAAGCGCTAATCGAGCAGATGGACTTTTCACAAGATCCAAGCTTGGCCGACTTCTCCCTGTAA
- the mraY gene encoding phospho-N-acetylmuramoyl-pentapeptide-transferase, producing the protein MLVYLAEYLTQFYSGFNVFSYVSFRAILGLLTALMFSLWWGPKLIERLQVMQIGQVVRNDGPESHFSKRGTPTMGGLLILAGIFIGVLLWGDLGNRYVQVMLFVLASFGGIGFFDDYRKVVRKDPKGLIARWKYALQSIAALVVAIVLYVTAQTPGETQLVVPFFKEVMPQLGFMFIVLAYFTIVGASNAVNLTDGLDGLAIMPTVMVAGAFALIAYLSGHVEFAQYLNIPHLPLASELVIVCTAMVGAGLGFLWFNTYPAQMFMGDVGSLALGAALGAIAILVRQEILLVIMGGVFVMETVSVILQVGSYKLRGQRIFRMAPIHHHYELKGWPEPRVIVRFWIISLFLVLLGLATLKLR; encoded by the coding sequence ATGCTGGTGTATCTGGCTGAATATTTAACCCAGTTTTATAGCGGGTTTAATGTATTTTCTTATGTGTCGTTTAGGGCCATTTTAGGGCTATTAACGGCGCTGATGTTCAGTTTGTGGTGGGGACCAAAACTGATCGAACGTTTGCAAGTCATGCAGATTGGTCAAGTTGTGCGTAATGACGGCCCAGAGTCTCATTTTAGTAAGCGTGGCACGCCAACCATGGGTGGCTTGCTGATTTTAGCGGGCATTTTTATTGGCGTGTTGCTGTGGGGCGACTTAGGTAACCGCTATGTGCAAGTGATGCTGTTTGTATTAGCAAGCTTTGGTGGCATCGGCTTTTTTGACGATTACCGCAAGGTGGTGCGTAAAGATCCTAAAGGGCTTATCGCTCGCTGGAAATACGCATTGCAATCAATCGCAGCACTAGTTGTTGCCATTGTTTTGTATGTTACCGCGCAAACGCCAGGTGAAACTCAGCTAGTGGTGCCTTTCTTTAAAGAAGTCATGCCTCAGCTTGGTTTTATGTTCATCGTTCTAGCCTACTTCACCATTGTTGGTGCCAGTAACGCGGTTAACTTAACCGACGGCTTAGACGGCTTGGCCATTATGCCAACTGTGATGGTAGCGGGTGCATTTGCGCTGATTGCTTACCTATCGGGTCACGTTGAGTTCGCGCAATATTTGAATATTCCGCACCTGCCGCTAGCCAGTGAGCTCGTGATTGTATGTACCGCTATGGTGGGCGCAGGTTTGGGCTTTTTATGGTTTAACACATACCCAGCGCAAATGTTTATGGGTGATGTGGGCTCACTTGCGCTAGGTGCTGCGTTAGGTGCTATCGCGATTTTAGTGCGTCAAGAGATCCTACTGGTGATCATGGGCGGCGTATTCGTCATGGAAACTGTGTCGGTGATTTTGCAGGTCGGTTCATACAAGCTGCGCGGGCAGCGTATTTTCCGTATGGCACCAATTCATCACCATTATGAATTAAAAGGCTGGCCAGAGCCGCGAGTGATTGTGCGTTTTTGGATTATTTCATTGTTCCTAGTATTGCTAGGACTAGCGACTTTAAAACTAAGGTAA